Within the Ensifer canadensis genome, the region AACAGGTGGCGCACGCGGAATCGGACGCGCGACGGTCGAGCTCTTCGCAAAGGAAGGCGCAAAGGTCCATGCTTGCGACATTAGTTTTCGAGAGGAGTTCCAGGGCAGCGGTATCCAGAAGCATAAGCTCGATGTTACCGACTTCGCCAACTGGGAACAGGTAGTCAAAGACGTCCTCGCAATCGACGGTCGGATTGATGTCCTCTTCAACAACGCTGGCACCGTCCACTCCTACGACGGTATCGCCGAGATTTCCATTGAGGATTGGAACAAAGTCATCGCTATCAACCAGACCGGCCCCTTCTACGGAATGAAGACTGTCATTCCGCACATGCGGGCGTTGGGCGGCGGATCGATAATCAACACGTCTTCAATCTGGGGCATAGCCGGTGCTGCGGGTGTTTCTGCATACACGGCCTCCAAGGCTGCCGTTCGCCACATGAGCAAGAATGCGGCGCTCACCTATGTCGGTGACAACATAAGGGTGAACTCTATCCATCCCGGCATCATCGGTACACCGATGATTGAAGCCCAGGACGCGGGCATCACTCAGTCGATCGTTGACATCACGCCCATGAAGCGCCTGGGACGACCGGAAGAGATCGCGTTCGGAGCGCTATTCCTTGCCTCCGACGAGTCCAGCTACATGACCGGCGCGGAATTGGTCATCGACGGCGGGTACACGGCACCGTAGTTTCCATCAAGGTCTTCGAAGAATGTCTTATGTTCCTCAAGAACGCGTGATCATCACGTGCGCGGTGACCGGCAACTTGACCCGCCCGGACCAAACGCCGTTCCTGCCGATCACGCCGGAACAAATCGCTACAAGTGCATTGGAAGCCGGCGAAGCGGGAGCGGCAATCGTTCACATTCACGTCCGTGACCCAGAGACCGGCGCGCCGTCAATGTCGATCGATCTCTACCGCGATGTAATGCAACGAATAAGGAAGCATAGGCCCGACCTCCTGGTCAATCTCACCACCGGTCCCGGCGGACGCTTCGTCCCGTCCGAGGGCGACCCGAAGATCGCTGGACCCGGCACCACTCTGCTTCCTCCAGAACAACGGGTACGTCATATCGAGGAGCTACGCCCTGACATTTGCACGCTCGACCTCAATACGATGGTCTCTGGCGGTGAAGTCGTCATCAACCCGCCCCGAAACATTCGGATCATGGCGGAGCGCATCCGCAGAGCCGGCGTTGTGCCCGAGATCGAGCTTTTCGATTCAGGTGACTGCCATCTTGCGCGCGACCTTATTCGGGATCAGACGCTCGCTGGTCCCGGTCTTTTCTCGCTCGTGCTTGGCGTGAAGTACGGGTTCGAGGCGTCACCTGATGCCATGATGTATGCGCGCAGCCTGCTTCCTTCCGGTGCAATCTGGACCGGTTTTGGCATAGGTCGGCACGAATTCCCGATGGTCGCCCAGTCGTGGCTTCTCGGTGGGCACGTTCGCGTGGGAATGGAAGACAACATCTACCTGTCGAAGGGGGTTCTGGCCGAGCGGAACTCGCAGTTGGTAGAACGCGCAGTCGAACTGATCCGAAACCTCGGCGCGCGGCCAGCTACCACCGATGAAGCGCGGACGATGCTCTCGCTATGAACGAATAGTTGCCTCCCAAGGCACCTCCGTGCTCCGCGTCCGCATTCCCTGCCGGACGCGGAGCACATCCTACGTCCCCGGCTCGCTCGGGCGCGCAATCCGGACTCCAAATTGAGGTATATGTATGCACGACGCCCAAAAACTTCACCTAGTGGTCCTGGTTGGGAGCCTACGAAAACGATCTACCCATGCGGCGCTGGCGAGGTCCTTGGAAGGACTGGTCCCACCCGACACCCAAATCACGTTGCTCGGATCGGTCGGCGATATTCCTCACTATGACGCCGACCTTCAAGCGGAAGGGTTCCCGGCGGCCGTAACCGAAATGGCCCATGCGATCCGCTCAGCGGACGGAGTGATTGTGGTCACCCCCGAATACAACTACTCAGTCCCGGGCGTCCTCAAAAACGCACTCGATTGGCTGTCGCGGCTTCCAGAAGCGCCGTTCGGGGGCAAGCCAGTGTCACTGATGACCGGATCGCCAGGACCAATTGCCGGAGCCCGCGCTCAATATCACCTCCGCCAGATCATGGTCTTCCTCGACGCCCTCGTGTTCACGAAGCCAGAGGTGATGGTCGGGGGCATCAACACGAAGGTCGACGTTGACGCCGGAGTGATAACGGACGAGGCGACCCGAACCTTTGTGGCCAATCACCTGAATGCCTTTGCCAGTTTCGTGAAGCGATTTTCTCGATTGTGATGCTCGATGGCTCCTACCGCCAGGATGCGGCTGTGGGAGCAAACGGCTTGCGCTTCATCGTTCTTCCTGAATGTGCGCTGGGCCCCGCGCTGCTACGTCGAAACGAAGACCATCGTCATTTTCCGGCTGCGGCAGCGGTGGGAGCGTGGGGCATTCTATATTAGTCGCGAAACCTCCATCGCCGCAGCGCCGCATCGACTTCCTTCTCAATCGCGTCTTTGTCCGCACCTGACAACGCATCTTCGGCTGCTTTTCGAACCCACGATGGATCGCGGGTATCGTACCCCAACGGGTCATCGGTCGCCCGCATGAAGGCGTCTTTCGAAGCCGACGGCTCCGTTTCGGCCTCCGACGCCGTTTTTGCCGGCTCACCGCCCGATCGTTTGGAGACCAAGATACGTCGTCCGAGTGGACGAAATCCGATCTCGTCGAGACCAGACCCAAAAGAGCGGCCTTGGGGGCGTTGTTCCGCTCCTGGTTTTGACCCGCCTGGCCGAGAGCCCCGCCCCTTTCGGGAGCGACGTTTCTTTTTCATGTCTACGCTCCCATGCTGCGCGGAAGCTTTGCAAGGCTGACCGTCGGCCGACGGTGTCTTTCGACGATCTCCCGGACCTCGTCGCCGGACAGCGATCTCGCTTCGATCAAGCGTCCGGCGATCTCATCCAGCGCGGAGCGTCGGCCCCGAATAATCTCCTTGGCTCGCTCGAACTCGTTGGCGATGACGTCGTGCACACGTTTCCGCAATCCGGGGTCGCTGGCGCGGAGTGCCTCGAGGCGGCTCGGCGCATTGTCCGCGACCACCAACGTGTGTCCCATTCCCAGAGCGGCCTCCAGTAGGGTCGCGGTTCTGGTCACCGAATTCAGATCGGCATTATGGGAACCTGCCGCGCCGTCGAAGAATGCCTCGAACACCACGGTTTCGGCAGCGATGCCTCCCAAAGTCACGGCGATATCGTCGAGGTACGCAGCTCTGGTCCTGCGCATGTGCGGCGGCATCGCGTAGGTCGCACCGCCGACCTGATTGCCGTTCCCAGGGATGGCGTACCTGGCAATTTTGACGCTCACCAGTTCACCGAACCCGAGCTCAACGGCGACAATGGCGTGTCCGGCCTCGTGGACCGCGACGGAATGAAGGTAATCGGCCGGAAGCTCGGGTGCCGGCGGCAATTCTCCGACAATGTGCGCGCCGCCGAAGCTTGCCTTTCGTCGTCGCGCCGTTCGTTTTGCAAACCGCACGAGCTGCCCGATATCGGCTCCGGAATAGCCCTCGGTCGCAAGGGTGAACTGCTCGGCCTGGTTCGGATCGAGGTCGATGCCGATGTGATACTTCAGAATTGAACGTCGGGCATTTTCATCAGGCAGCGTCACTTCAAAATGCTGTCCAAGCCTGCCTGACCGGCGGATTGCCGGGTCGAGGTGATCCGGGTTGTTACACGCCGAGACGACGACAACCCCTTTGCGCCGTTTGAAGCCGTCCAGCAATTCAAGGAAACCGGCGATTGCGCCGCGCATGTAGCCACGGTTGCGGTCAGTTGCGCTTCGGTCTCCGAAAGTGTCGACCTCATCGATGAACAGAATCGCCGGAGCCTGTGCTTTGGCTTCATCAAAAGAGGCACGCATGGCTTTCAAATGGTCATCGAGGGAACCCGCCATCTGCCAGGCGGAAACAGAGCCGTAGATCAAAGGAACGTCGCAGGTCTTGGCCAGAGCACCGGCGAACATGGTTTTTCCCGAACCAGGCGGCCCGGAAATCAACACCCCGGCGTCGACCTCCTCCCACTGGATACGTTCCGCCTTGTAATCTGCCAAGTCGATCGCGAGGTCGTGCCCCCACTTCAGAAGCGCTCCGAACCCGTGCATTTCGTCAAGCGACGGCCCTTCGGGGTCTTTATTTACGGCAATGGTCGAAGCACGGGGATACTGGCGTAGCCGCTCCATCGCGGAAGCCGGCTGGCGACGGGTTTGGAAAGCCTGATGCAGTCGTGACCATGTCTCGGACAACAGAATTTCGACGTCCCTCTCGGACACAGGAATGCCGAAACGTCGCAGCGCCGCCTCTGCCTGCCTTCTCATCGGAGACATGACGCTCACCACGACATCGGCGAGCAGCCACGCCTCGGTGTCGAGCTGTCGGTCGGGCCCTGCGAAGAAAATCGCCTGGTCCTTGTTCAGGGCCACGATTTGGTCCCTATGGCGGTGCTCATCCCAAGCGGCGATACAGGGATTGTAATCCCGCTCCTCCCAGAGCCCCATCAGGAATACTTCGGCGGCTTGGGAGTAAATCGGCAAGTAGCAGTCGCCTTGAACTTGCAGGATCGCAATGAACTTCGAGTTCTTCCGATTCCGGGAGCGAAGCGCC harbors:
- a CDS encoding SDR family NAD(P)-dependent oxidoreductase, producing MRLKDKVCIVTGGARGIGRATVELFAKEGAKVHACDISFREEFQGSGIQKHKLDVTDFANWEQVVKDVLAIDGRIDVLFNNAGTVHSYDGIAEISIEDWNKVIAINQTGPFYGMKTVIPHMRALGGGSIINTSSIWGIAGAAGVSAYTASKAAVRHMSKNAALTYVGDNIRVNSIHPGIIGTPMIEAQDAGITQSIVDITPMKRLGRPEEIAFGALFLASDESSYMTGAELVIDGGYTAP
- a CDS encoding 3-keto-5-aminohexanoate cleavage protein; the encoded protein is MSYVPQERVIITCAVTGNLTRPDQTPFLPITPEQIATSALEAGEAGAAIVHIHVRDPETGAPSMSIDLYRDVMQRIRKHRPDLLVNLTTGPGGRFVPSEGDPKIAGPGTTLLPPEQRVRHIEELRPDICTLDLNTMVSGGEVVINPPRNIRIMAERIRRAGVVPEIELFDSGDCHLARDLIRDQTLAGPGLFSLVLGVKYGFEASPDAMMYARSLLPSGAIWTGFGIGRHEFPMVAQSWLLGGHVRVGMEDNIYLSKGVLAERNSQLVERAVELIRNLGARPATTDEARTMLSL
- a CDS encoding NADPH-dependent FMN reductase — protein: MEGLVPPDTQITLLGSVGDIPHYDADLQAEGFPAAVTEMAHAIRSADGVIVVTPEYNYSVPGVLKNALDWLSRLPEAPFGGKPVSLMTGSPGPIAGARAQYHLRQIMVFLDALVFTKPEVMVGGINTKVDVDAGVITDEATRTFVANHLNAFASFVKRFSRL
- a CDS encoding AAA family ATPase, whose protein sequence is MARRSDKRFRCPWRLSKPNDDPFVTLPVYMAYCTIAAALRSRNRKNSKFIAILQVQGDCYLPIYSQAAEVFLMGLWEERDYNPCIAAWDEHRHRDQIVALNKDQAIFFAGPDRQLDTEAWLLADVVVSVMSPMRRQAEAALRRFGIPVSERDVEILLSETWSRLHQAFQTRRQPASAMERLRQYPRASTIAVNKDPEGPSLDEMHGFGALLKWGHDLAIDLADYKAERIQWEEVDAGVLISGPPGSGKTMFAGALAKTCDVPLIYGSVSAWQMAGSLDDHLKAMRASFDEAKAQAPAILFIDEVDTFGDRSATDRNRGYMRGAIAGFLELLDGFKRRKGVVVVSACNNPDHLDPAIRRSGRLGQHFEVTLPDENARRSILKYHIGIDLDPNQAEQFTLATEGYSGADIGQLVRFAKRTARRRKASFGGAHIVGELPPAPELPADYLHSVAVHEAGHAIVAVELGFGELVSVKIARYAIPGNGNQVGGATYAMPPHMRRTRAAYLDDIAVTLGGIAAETVVFEAFFDGAAGSHNADLNSVTRTATLLEAALGMGHTLVVADNAPSRLEALRASDPGLRKRVHDVIANEFERAKEIIRGRRSALDEIAGRLIEARSLSGDEVREIVERHRRPTVSLAKLPRSMGA